From Pseudostreptobacillus hongkongensis:
TTTAATACTTTACATTGCCTATAAAATCAAATTATTATTTTATAATTCATTTTTTTTATATAATATTTTGGGTCTCATTTTAGGGTATATTTTTCCTATAACTAAAGATATACCTGAAAATGTAATAGCTATGGGTCATCCTTGTAAAGTTATACGTGAAATAAAAGAATTTGATACTATACAAAAAGAAACAGAAACTAATTAGTCTCTGCTTCTTTTTTTAAATTACTAAATACTATTAATAATCCTATTATTCCCATTATTATTCCATAAATTAACATGGCTCCAACTGAATATTGCTCTATTATATATCCCCCAGTAATACTTCCTATTATAGCACCTATCATAGATGATACACCAACATATGCTTGACCTTTTACTCTATCTTCTGGTTCCATAATATCATTAGTATAGTATACTGCAGCAGGTAGATATATAGCATAACCTGTTATTTGTGTAAATTGAGCAAAGTAGAATAAATATATATTTGAATTCATATATGCTATTAAAGTAATAAATATTTTAACAACAAAAGTTATTACAAATATTCTAAATAATTTTACATATCCCAATTTTTTATTTAAATATATCATAGAATACATTATAGGTAATTCTACACCAGCTGCTATCATAAATCCTATCCCTACTTCACGAGATCCTTTACCCATACCAGTTAATATATTTAAAGCAAAACTGTTAATTAAAGTATGAGTCATTAAAACTAATGCTAGTCCTATCATAATATAGCAAAACTGTCTATATTTATTAAAGAAATACTTTATATTTCTATCTACATTTTCAGCTTCTATAACTTCTGCACTATCTTGAATTTTATCAAAGGTAAATATAGTTATAATTACTATAATACTTATTATTGCTGCCATTATAGGCATAAATCCAAATCCTATTTTTGATCCTATGGCCCCTAAGAAAAATGAAGCTGTCGCAAAAGATACTGAACCTAGTCCTCTTGCAAGACCAAAATTAATATTATATCCCTTATTTATATATTCAAATATAAAGGTATACATATATGTTTGAGCATTAAGTAGGCTTGTAACTAAAACTATATATACTAATGTTAGAATCAATTCACTTGTTATAAAAGGCATAATTAAAGTTGTCAACATAATTATGAACATAGATAACATTAAAGAATTCCTAACTGTTATTTTTTCATATTTTTCAATAAGTCTTGCAATAAATGGTTGTGCAAAAACAGAAAATAGTGATGCTATTGCTAAAATATTTCCTATACCTGAAGGTTCAAATCCTCTTTCTGTTAAATATGAATTAGCAAAAGCATATATACCGCAATATGCAAACCAAAAAGAACTTTGCATCAATATATATTTAAGACTCATTTTCATTTTAAATTTCCTCCTATATATCTAAATCTATATCAAAATCACTATCCCAGTCATCATCACTTAAATGAACAACTTCAAGTGTTTTTTCATAGTTTGTAGACTTTTTAGAGAAGAAATCATGTTGAGTAGTTTCAACATTTAATCCATTTAATACTATAGGGTTTACTTCTTTAACTTCGAATTCTTCTTCAAACCCTAAATTCATTAAAGCTCTATTCCCGTTATATTTAATATATTCTTTAACTTCAGAAGTAAGTTCTACATCTGAATATATTTCATCAGTAAATTTACATTCATTTTCATAAAGTTCATAGAATAATTTCATTATTTCTTCTTTTATTGCACTTTTTTCAACAAAAGGTAATTCTTCATATATTTCTTGTGCAAGTTTACCAACAAATACTCCATGTATAGATTCATCAGCTATAATCTTTTTAATTATATCAGAACTTGCTACCATTTGTCCTTGACCTGATAGCCAAAGAGGTAAGAAGAATCCACTATAGAAAAGATATGATTCTAAAAATACTGATGCAACTAAAGCTAAATATATTTCACGAGGAGTTGCTTCAGGGTTATTTAAAGCTTGATAATAATCATCTATCTTTTTAGCTTTAAATTGTAAATGATGGTTATCTTGAACCCATCTAAATATTTCATTTATTTCATCAGTTGAAGCAACTGTTGTAAATATAGTTGAGTAAGATTTAGCATGTATAGTTTCCATCATACACATATATGATAATACTGATCTACATTGTAATGAGTCAATATGATCTATTATTTTAGGCATACCTGTATGTGATTGTAATGTATCAAGTAGTGTAAGACCACCTAATACCTTTTTATATGCCTCACGCATTTCTGGACTTAAAGAATGCCATGAATCTATATCCTTTGATGGTATATATTCTGTATCTATCCAAAATTGTCTTAAATTTTGTTCCCAAAATATTTCTACATAATCATTATCTAATGTATTCCAGTTTACCGCTTTATATATCTTTTCCATCTTATTTCCTTTCTTTTATTAAACAGAACAACTTAAACATTCTTCTATTGTAGATTTTCTAGTTCTTGTATAATATAATGACTTAAGCCCTAATTTATGAGCTAATATGTATAATTTAGATAAATCTCTTGTTGTATCTGTACTCTTAGTATATAAAATAGTTGATATCCCTTGATCAACATGTCTTTGAATTACAGATATTAATTTTAATATATTTTTTTGATCCATATCATAAGCTGACTTATAGTAGAAGAAATTGTCATAATTTAAATATGGCATAGGATAGAATGTTGTTGAATCTCCATATTCTCTTACTTCAACCTTATCAACTATAGGCATTATAGATGCTGTTGAATTCATAATATATGATGTTGATTGATTTGGAGCTATTGCCATTCTATATGCATTATATACTCCATATTTCATAACATCTTCTTTTAATCTTGCCCAGTCTTCTACTGTAGGAATATGTATTCCTTCAAATAAGGCTTTAACTTTATCTGTTACAGGTTCAAAATTCTTATCTAAATATTTATCAAAATATTTACCATTTGCATATTCTGATTTTTCAAAGTCTTTAAATACTGTTTCTCTTTCACGAGCTATTTCCATACTTCTTTCAAGTGAATAGAAATTAACCATCATAAAGAATACATTACAGAAGTCAAGTGCTTCTCTTGATTCATATTGTATAAAGTTTTTAGCTAAATATCCATGTAAATTCATAGCACCAAGACCTATAGCATGTAATTCTTCATTAGCTTTTTTAATACTTGGAACTATATCTATATTAGTTATATCTGATACCATAGTTAAAGAATCTACTGCATCTCTAACTACATCTTTAACCCTTTTATTTTCCATAACAGTAGCTATATTTAAAGAACCTAAATTACAAGAAATACCACGTCTTATTGTATCTTGTTCGTAATAATGATTTATATCTGAAACTTCTGTTATTTGCATAATTTCTGTACATAAATTAGTAAACTTAACATCTCCTATATTTTTTAATGCGTGTTCACGATTTGCATTATCTTTAAAGAATAAATAAGGATATCCACTTTCTCTTTGAGTTTGAGAAATTTTAACTAAAAATTCTCTTGCATTTATTTTTTTCTTTCTAACATTAGGATTTGCAACTAATTTATCATACCATTCTGTCATATCTAAATCATCTAAATGCTTACCATATTCTTTATATACTGTATGTGGATAGAATGCATAACAAGGAAGATCCTCACTTGCAAGTTCCATGAATTTATCAGGAATAATTACTCCTATAGATAATGATTTTATTCTTATTTTTTCATCAACATTTATTTTTTTAGTATCTAAAAATTCTAAAATATCTGCATGGAAAACATTTAAATATACAGCTCCCGCACCTGGTCTTTGACCTAATTGATTTGCATAAGAAAAAATATCCTCAAGTATTTTAATTATAGGTAAAACTCCACTTGCACGTCCTTCTACACCTTTAATAGCTTCATTTCTAGCTCTTAATTTAGAAAGATTAAATGCAACCCCTCCACCTATAGATGAAAGCTTCATAGCTGAATCAAAAGCATAACCTATACCAGATAAATTATCTCCAATTTCATCTAAATAACATGAAACTAATTCACCTGATCTTTTTTTACCAGCATTTAAAAATGTTGGTGTTGCAGGTTGATATTCTTGATTGATTAACATTTCAGCATATCTTAGTGCTTTATTTTTATCTCCTTGTGCTAAAAATAATGAAACTATAGATATTCTATCTTCATATCTTTCAAGGAATTTTTCACCTGTATCATCCATCAAAGCATAACTTTGATAAAATTTAGAAGCTGCCATATATGATTGGAATCTAAACTTCTTAGAATATGTTAAGTCAAATACCTCTTTAATTTCTTCATATGTATACATTTTATAGAAATCTATATAGTAGTCATTATTTATTAGATAATCCATTTTTTCCTTTAAATTATGGAAAAATACTGTATTCTTATTAACATAATCAACAAAATATGAATAAACTGCCTCTTTATCTTTTTCAAGTTGCAATTTACCTTCCTTATCTTTAACCATAACTTCATTATTTAAATATATATGCCTCATAAATTACTCTCACTTTCCTTTATTTTTTCAATATATTTTTCAACATCAACATGAGTGCCTGATAATTCAAATTTTAAAACTAGTTTTATACCATATTTTTTTTGAATTTTATCTCCTGCCATACCAAAAAAAGGCCCCCAATTCATATTACCACTACAAGCAAGCGTTTTAATTAGCTTATAGTTATCATTATACGCTAAAAATTTCTTAGTTGTAGTACTAACATTACCTATACCTGTAGTAAAAGTAACAAAATGAGATGGTTTTGTAACAATAATATTTGGTGTTATTTTTATAATTTCAAAATCACCACATCTAGATACCTTTTTTACAAATCTTTCAACATTACCTGTTATAGAATCATAATAAACCATAATTTTACCATCCATTTCTAAGCCTCCTAACCACAACATATTGTGTTGATAAAAGTGCAGAAATACTGCATCTTCATAGATTATACTATGTTTATATTTTTTAATCAAGAACTAAAATCAAAATTCTTTTTTTCTATTAAATGTATCTTTAGAAAACCTTGTAAAATAGAGAAATTTACTAAAAAAATTTTTATAAAAACTTGGGAGCCTCAAACTCCCAATGAACTTTATTTCATTTTTAAACTTTTTAAATATTCTTTAGTTTCTTTATCTATACGTCTACTTTCAATAGCTTTTTGTATAGCCTTATTATGTGTCCATTTATCAAGTATAGGTTTTTCTATATATTTAATTGTAAATTCATATTGTTTAATTAATGCAAAACTAAAATACCAAGCTATCATCATTTTAACATAATAGTCTTTATTTTTTACACTAGATACAAGTAATAAGTCATCTTTACAAAAACTATCATCTAAAAAATTAGAAAGTAGAACTCCTATTGCATACCTTACCGTATAAACTTTCTCACTTTTAATCCATTTTTTTACTTTTTCATATACCTCATTTGGATATTTTTTAAATATATTAGGTAAAGGAGAATCACAAATTGCCCAATTATCTATAAAAGGAAGAAATCTTTCAACAAGTTCCATTGCTTTTTCAAAGTCTTTTTCATCACGAATAAGATTTAGATATAGTAACTTTTCTTCAAAATATACATATTCCTTCTTATTAAAAAAACTTTTTACTTCATCATTTCTTTCTTTTAAAAGAGTTTTAGCATACTTTCTAAGTATAGGAACTCTTATACCTATAATTTTTTCCTTATCTACTGTAGGTATAAGTTTTGAATTAAATTCTCTATACTCTATATCCTGCATAGATTTTAAATCTTCAATTATACTATTTTTCATAAGTTATCACATTTAATTTTTCTTTATCTAACTCACAAAGAAATACATTTCCTATTGAATCCACATTATTTTTTTTCAATTGTTCCATTAACCATTCTTCATCTTTATCTATAGCTTCTAATATATTCCTTTGTATAGTACCATCTGTTATTAAAGGAAATTTAGGATTTTCTTCTCCGTATTGAACCACTATTAATTGTCCATTTTGTTCTAAAAATGCCCTTTTAACTTTACTTACACTATATATATTTTGGCTTCTTAATTTAAAAGCAACTTCTTGTGCACTAAGCCCAACTCTTCTACATGCTTCAACATCTAATACACCTTTCTTAATAAATACCAAAGGCTCTCCATCTATCATTTTTTTGAAAAAATAGTTGTTAGTTTTTAAATATTTAAGACCTAAAACTAATATAACCCATATTAAAAGTACTATAAAAAACTGTAATATTGTAATTCCATGGCTATAAATAACCCCACCAATAATACCCCCTAAAACATAATTTTGTACTTGATCTGCAGCTGATGTAGGTGCAAGATTTCCCTTACCTGAAATATTTATTACAAAAATTATAGATAACAATCCTAATAATAATTTTACCATAATATTAAAATATAGCATTATTTATCAACCTCCACTAATTCTACATCTGGATTAACCAGTGTTATTTGTTCAAATAAGATACCACTATTACTATCTTTAATCGCTTTATAGTAAGTATTATTTATCTTAATAATAGTACCATAAGCATTCTCCCCACGAGTTATATATATTCTATCTCTAATAACTCCCATTTTACGTGAAACTTGTTCTATTAAGTTTATAGATTCATAATAGTTATGATTAGATAAATTATAGTTTCTATAATCTTCTATCTTTGAACAAATAAGTAATAACAATAACATCATAGTAATTATTACAAGTTCCCTATATTTACTTTCTTTTTTCTTTCTATAATACATATATACAGAAAAAATAACTATAATTGAAATAAAAATTATTCCACTTACCTTAGCTAAATTTAAAACTGAAATTTGTCTTCTTAAAAATTCATACGAATAAAATCTCATACTATATCCTTTCTATAATAACCTCTTGTTCAGATATATCTATATATGCTTTAGCTCCATATTGCATAATCATTTTAGGATAAGCGTGTCCAAAATTAAAATTATACCCTATACTTATATCATCATTTTTAAATACATCTAAATATACTTTTTTGTATTCTTCATAATATTTTTCATTTTGAGGCTTTCCAATTATTATACCACATATATTATTAAATATTCCAAAATCTCTTAAAGTAATTAACATAGATTTTAATTCTTCAGGATTTGGTTTTAGTTCTGATGTTTCTAAAAATACCAACTTATTTTCAAAATCTGCTGGATTAATTAAACCAAATTCTCTATTTACCAAAGTTTTATCATCATACCTAATACCTTTTATCATATCATATATACTTTCTATACATCCTCCTATAAGATTACCAGAAAATTTAGGACTACCTTTTAATAATTCATATCCCTTATTTTCAATATGAGAAATTCTTGATTTTCCTATATTTTCTTCTGAAAAACTTTCCCTTTCTTCATACCAAATTTTAGAAGGTCTATATATCATTTTATCTTGATTAAATAAATTTAAAAAACTTTCTTTTGAATAATCTAACATTTCATTATCAAGTTCTGCAAAACATGTTAAAAAACTTAATCCATAAAAGCTATTAACCCCTATTTTATTTAACATAAAGTGATTAATAGTAGAATCTGAATACCCTATAAATACTTTAGGATTTTTTTTAATTATTTCCATATTCTCTTGTGTAAATAAATATTGCGCTATTTTATATGTATCATCTCCACCTATAGCACAAATTATTCCCTTTATTTCACTATCTGCAAAGGCTTCTATTAAATCTTCACACCTTTTATCTGGATTTTCTTTAATATATTGCATACCTTTTAAACTATTTTTCATAAAAACAGGAATAAGTTCAAATTCTTCTAATCTTTTAGTTCCAATCTTTAATTGATGAGAGCAAAATACTTCTCCTAAAACACCACTTGATAAAGAAACTATAGATACTTTATCACCCTTATTCAATTTATACATATTATCACCTCAATAAATTTTAACATTTATAGATTTTTCTATCAAGTATTGAATAAATTAAAAGTATTTAAAAATTCCAGTACTTTTAAAATATTTTGAAAATTTATTACTCTTTTGATATAATTTAAGTAATAAGAAATAGAAAGGGGCAATATATGTCTACACCTTTAATGAAACAATATAAAGAGATAAAAGAACAATATAAAGAATATATTCTATTTTTTAGGTTAGGTGATTTCTATGAAATGTTTTTTGAAGATGCAGAAATTGCTTCAAGAGTACTAGGTTTAACACTTACATCTAGAAATAGGGAAAAGGATATGCAAGTACCTCTTGCAGGTATTCCTTATCATTCTTCTAAATCATATATTGCAAAACTAATTCAAGCTGGGTATAAGGTAGCTATATGCGAACAAACAGAAGATCCTAAAACTACTAAAGGACTTGTTAAAAGAGAAGTTGTACAGATTATAACATCTGGAACTGTACAAGATATAGATTCTATTGATTCTAAATCAAATAATTACCTAGCCTGTATTACACAAAATAGCTCAGGATTTGCAATAGCTTTCCTTGATGTTACTACTGGAGAATTTAAAGTTTTAGAAACTGATGATGATAATTTAATAAGTGAGATATATAAATTTGAACCTAGTGAGATTATATTAACTCAATCTTTAAATGATAAGCTAGATGATGTAATCGGTAAATTAAATATAAGCAAAACAATAGTTACTCGTATTAATGATGCTGAAAATTTCTTAAAAAACTATTTCAAAGTTGCTTCCCTTGATAGTTATGGAATATTTGGTAAAAAAAATATTATAGAAGCATGTGCATTAATACTTGATTATGTTCTTACTCTTCAATTTAATAATGAATTAAATATCCAAAAAATTGAAGTTATTAATAAATCTGAATTTGTTGAAATATCTTCATCAACACTTAGAAATTTAGAAATCATTAAAAATCAAAGAGATAAAACTACATATGGATCTTTACTTTGGATACTAGATAAATGTAAATCATCTATGGGAAGTAGAAAATTAAAACAATTACTACAAAATCCTCTAATTGATTTAAATGAAATAAATAAAAGATATGATGACATAGAATATTTAACTACTCAGATTATAATACGTGAAGAAATCAGAGAATTATTAGATGATGTATATGATATAGAAAGATTAATGGGTAAAATAATATTTGGTAATGAAAATGCACGTGATTTATTAGCTATTAAAAATACTATAAATTCAAGTATAAAAATGTATAATCTGTGGCCTGAAAAGTTCAAAAACATTGATTTTAATGCATTAAATGATATTAGAAATAAGATAGAAAGTACTATACTTGATGAAGTACCTTTTTCTGTAAGAGAAGGAAATATGATAAAAGAAGGTGTAAATCAAGAACTTGATGAACTAAGAAATATCATGAATAACGGTACTAATATTTTACTTGAAATAGAAGCACGTGAACGTGAAAAAACAGGAATTAAAACTTTAAAAATAAAATATAATAATGTTTTTGGTTACTTTATAGAAGTTTCTAAGTCTAATTTAGACTCTGTTCCTGATACATATATTAGAAAACAAACTATTTCTAATGCTGAAAGATTTATTACTGAAGAAATTAAAAGCTATGAAGATAAAATAATTAATTCAAAGAGTAAAATAACTGAAATTGAATATAGTCTTTTAAAACAACTAAGTTCATATATTAAAGAGTTTAAAAATATATTCATAGAACTTTCAAATGCTATTTCATACATAGATATACTTACATCTTTTGCATTAGTTTCTATAGAAAATGGATACATACGACCTGAATTTAACAACAATGATATATTTGAAATAAAACAAGCTCGTCATCCAGTTGTCGAAAAATTAATTGGTGATAATCATTTTATTGCAAATGATGTTTTCTTCAATACAAAAGATAGATTTATTATTCTTACCGGGCCTAATATGTCAGGTAAATCGACATATATGAAACAAATAGCCTTAATTTCTATTATGGCTCAAATAGGTTGTTTCATACCAGCTAAAAGTGCTAATTTAAATATAGTAGATAAAATACTTACAAGAATAGGAGCAAGTGATGATATTATATCAGGTCAATCAACATTTATGGTTGAAATGAGTGAAGTGTCTTCTATAATTAATTCAGCAAGTAAAAATTCACTTGTAATACTTGATGAGGTAGGACGTGGAACTTCAACTTATGATGGACTGGCAATAGCTTCATCTATATCAAGATATATAGTAGAAAATATTAATCCTAAAACAATATTTGCAACACATTATCATGAATTAACTGAACTTGAAAATCAATACGATACTATTTCTAATTACAGAATAGAAGTTGAAGAAAAAGCAGGACATGTTAACTTTCTTAGAACTATAGTAAAAGGTGGTGCAGATAGATCTTATGGTATAGAAGTTGCAAAACTAGCAGGTCTTCCAAAAGAAATCATAAGAGAA
This genomic window contains:
- a CDS encoding MFS transporter, with the protein product MKMSLKYILMQSSFWFAYCGIYAFANSYLTERGFEPSGIGNILAIASLFSVFAQPFIARLIEKYEKITVRNSLMLSMFIIMLTTLIMPFITSELILTLVYIVLVTSLLNAQTYMYTFIFEYINKGYNINFGLARGLGSVSFATASFFLGAIGSKIGFGFMPIMAAIISIIVIITIFTFDKIQDSAEVIEAENVDRNIKYFFNKYRQFCYIMIGLALVLMTHTLINSFALNILTGMGKGSREVGIGFMIAAGVELPIMYSMIYLNKKLGYVKLFRIFVITFVVKIFITLIAYMNSNIYLFYFAQFTQITGYAIYLPAAVYYTNDIMEPEDRVKGQAYVGVSSMIGAIIGSITGGYIIEQYSVGAMLIYGIIMGIIGLLIVFSNLKKEAETN
- the mutS gene encoding DNA mismatch repair protein MutS; the encoded protein is MSTPLMKQYKEIKEQYKEYILFFRLGDFYEMFFEDAEIASRVLGLTLTSRNREKDMQVPLAGIPYHSSKSYIAKLIQAGYKVAICEQTEDPKTTKGLVKREVVQIITSGTVQDIDSIDSKSNNYLACITQNSSGFAIAFLDVTTGEFKVLETDDDNLISEIYKFEPSEIILTQSLNDKLDDVIGKLNISKTIVTRINDAENFLKNYFKVASLDSYGIFGKKNIIEACALILDYVLTLQFNNELNIQKIEVINKSEFVEISSSTLRNLEIIKNQRDKTTYGSLLWILDKCKSSMGSRKLKQLLQNPLIDLNEINKRYDDIEYLTTQIIIREEIRELLDDVYDIERLMGKIIFGNENARDLLAIKNTINSSIKMYNLWPEKFKNIDFNALNDIRNKIESTILDEVPFSVREGNMIKEGVNQELDELRNIMNNGTNILLEIEAREREKTGIKTLKIKYNNVFGYFIEVSKSNLDSVPDTYIRKQTISNAERFITEEIKSYEDKIINSKSKITEIEYSLLKQLSSYIKEFKNIFIELSNAISYIDILTSFALVSIENGYIRPEFNNNDIFEIKQARHPVVEKLIGDNHFIANDVFFNTKDRFIILTGPNMSGKSTYMKQIALISIMAQIGCFIPAKSANLNIVDKILTRIGASDDIISGQSTFMVEMSEVSSIINSASKNSLVILDEVGRGTSTYDGLAIASSISRYIVENINPKTIFATHYHELTELENQYDTISNYRIEVEEKAGHVNFLRTIVKGGADRSYGIEVAKLAGLPKEIIRESTKLLKSLENSKNTNISEPSLFDNFDYVNYDKIEELENTISELEDKLNMIKNIDTNNMTPINALLKLEELKESLK
- a CDS encoding DNA alkylation repair protein, with the translated sequence MKNSIIEDLKSMQDIEYREFNSKLIPTVDKEKIIGIRVPILRKYAKTLLKERNDEVKSFFNKKEYVYFEEKLLYLNLIRDEKDFEKAMELVERFLPFIDNWAICDSPLPNIFKKYPNEVYEKVKKWIKSEKVYTVRYAIGVLLSNFLDDSFCKDDLLLVSSVKNKDYYVKMMIAWYFSFALIKQYEFTIKYIEKPILDKWTHNKAIQKAIESRRIDKETKEYLKSLKMK
- the nrdI gene encoding class Ib ribonucleoside-diphosphate reductase assembly flavoprotein NrdI, which produces MDGKIMVYYDSITGNVERFVKKVSRCGDFEIIKITPNIIVTKPSHFVTFTTGIGNVSTTTKKFLAYNDNYKLIKTLACSGNMNWGPFFGMAGDKIQKKYGIKLVLKFELSGTHVDVEKYIEKIKESESNL
- a CDS encoding DUF421 domain-containing protein, translated to MLYFNIMVKLLLGLLSIIFVINISGKGNLAPTSAADQVQNYVLGGIIGGVIYSHGITILQFFIVLLIWVILVLGLKYLKTNNYFFKKMIDGEPLVFIKKGVLDVEACRRVGLSAQEVAFKLRSQNIYSVSKVKRAFLEQNGQLIVVQYGEENPKFPLITDGTIQRNILEAIDKDEEWLMEQLKKNNVDSIGNVFLCELDKEKLNVITYEK
- a CDS encoding S66 family peptidase codes for the protein MYKLNKGDKVSIVSLSSGVLGEVFCSHQLKIGTKRLEEFELIPVFMKNSLKGMQYIKENPDKRCEDLIEAFADSEIKGIICAIGGDDTYKIAQYLFTQENMEIIKKNPKVFIGYSDSTINHFMLNKIGVNSFYGLSFLTCFAELDNEMLDYSKESFLNLFNQDKMIYRPSKIWYEERESFSEENIGKSRISHIENKGYELLKGSPKFSGNLIGGCIESIYDMIKGIRYDDKTLVNREFGLINPADFENKLVFLETSELKPNPEELKSMLITLRDFGIFNNICGIIIGKPQNEKYYEEYKKVYLDVFKNDDISIGYNFNFGHAYPKMIMQYGAKAYIDISEQEVIIERI
- a CDS encoding DUF3290 family protein; translated protein: MRFYSYEFLRRQISVLNLAKVSGIIFISIIVIFSVYMYYRKKKESKYRELVIITMMLLLLLICSKIEDYRNYNLSNHNYYESINLIEQVSRKMGVIRDRIYITRGENAYGTIIKINNTYYKAIKDSNSGILFEQITLVNPDVELVEVDK
- the nrdE gene encoding class 1b ribonucleoside-diphosphate reductase subunit alpha; this encodes MRHIYLNNEVMVKDKEGKLQLEKDKEAVYSYFVDYVNKNTVFFHNLKEKMDYLINNDYYIDFYKMYTYEEIKEVFDLTYSKKFRFQSYMAASKFYQSYALMDDTGEKFLERYEDRISIVSLFLAQGDKNKALRYAEMLINQEYQPATPTFLNAGKKRSGELVSCYLDEIGDNLSGIGYAFDSAMKLSSIGGGVAFNLSKLRARNEAIKGVEGRASGVLPIIKILEDIFSYANQLGQRPGAGAVYLNVFHADILEFLDTKKINVDEKIRIKSLSIGVIIPDKFMELASEDLPCYAFYPHTVYKEYGKHLDDLDMTEWYDKLVANPNVRKKKINAREFLVKISQTQRESGYPYLFFKDNANREHALKNIGDVKFTNLCTEIMQITEVSDINHYYEQDTIRRGISCNLGSLNIATVMENKRVKDVVRDAVDSLTMVSDITNIDIVPSIKKANEELHAIGLGAMNLHGYLAKNFIQYESREALDFCNVFFMMVNFYSLERSMEIARERETVFKDFEKSEYANGKYFDKYLDKNFEPVTDKVKALFEGIHIPTVEDWARLKEDVMKYGVYNAYRMAIAPNQSTSYIMNSTASIMPIVDKVEVREYGDSTTFYPMPYLNYDNFFYYKSAYDMDQKNILKLISVIQRHVDQGISTILYTKSTDTTRDLSKLYILAHKLGLKSLYYTRTRKSTIEECLSCSV
- the nrdF gene encoding class 1b ribonucleoside-diphosphate reductase subunit beta, with translation MEKIYKAVNWNTLDNDYVEIFWEQNLRQFWIDTEYIPSKDIDSWHSLSPEMREAYKKVLGGLTLLDTLQSHTGMPKIIDHIDSLQCRSVLSYMCMMETIHAKSYSTIFTTVASTDEINEIFRWVQDNHHLQFKAKKIDDYYQALNNPEATPREIYLALVASVFLESYLFYSGFFLPLWLSGQGQMVASSDIIKKIIADESIHGVFVGKLAQEIYEELPFVEKSAIKEEIMKLFYELYENECKFTDEIYSDVELTSEVKEYIKYNGNRALMNLGFEEEFEVKEVNPIVLNGLNVETTQHDFFSKKSTNYEKTLEVVHLSDDDWDSDFDIDLDI